A region of Bicyclus anynana chromosome 17, ilBicAnyn1.1, whole genome shotgun sequence DNA encodes the following proteins:
- the LOC112044663 gene encoding heterogeneous nuclear ribonucleoprotein 27C isoform X5 encodes MRMNPDMDDDEKGKLFVGGLSWETSQENLQRYFSRYGDVIDCVVMKNSESGRSRGFGFVTFAEPSLVNVVLQNGPHQLDGRTIDPKPCNPRTLQKPKRGGGYPKVFLGGLPSNITETDLRVFFGRYGKVMEVVIMYDQEKKKSRGFGFLSFEDEISVERVTQEHFINLNGKQVEIKRAEPRDGSGKLGSGGGGMGGGSMGGAPGDAPAAGQWGPPQAAPMNIIQGHNGQMGGPPINMPMAGPNIMQGYQGWGTSAGQTSYAGYGAAGGAGGPGNYQGWGAPPAPQAPPHAPAWPATNNYTQHAQPPAQGYGSYANYSSAPAGASAGGSWTNWSMPQNSNSTGSGSYVPLSEGGEMYGRGGGGAAGGAQPALAGALSSAALSKSSSAADYSYQQYPPAYQQDQVH; translated from the exons AAAACTGTTTGTCGGTGGTTTATCATGGGAGACGTCGCAAGAGAACCTGCAGCGCTACTTCTCTCGCTACGGTGACGTGATCGACTGCGTGGTGATGAAGAACAGCGAGTCGGGGCGCTCGCGCGGCTTCGGGTTCGTAACCTTCGCGGAGCCGTCGCTGGTCAACGTTGTGCTCCAGAATGGACCGCATCAGCTCGATGGCAG AACTATCGACCCCAAGCCGTGCAACCCGCGGACGCTGCAGAAGCCCAAGCGCGGCGGCGGCTACCCCAAGGTGTTCCTCGGCGGTCTGCCGTCCAACATCACGGAGACGGACCTGCGCGTGTTCTTCGGCCGCTACGGGAAGGTCATGGAGGTCGTCATCATGTACGACCAGGAGAAGAAGAAGTCGCGAG GTTTCGGATTCTTGTCATTTGAAGACGAAATTTCCGTTGAGAGAGTGACTCAAGAGCACTTCATCAATCTGAATGGGAAacag GTGGAGATCAAGCGTGCCGAGCCCCGCGACGGCTCCGGCAAGTTGGGCTCCGGCGGTGGCGGCATGGGCGGCGGTAGCATGGGCGGAGCGCCCGGAGATGCGCCCGCGGCCGGCCAGTGGGGCCCGCCGCAGGCTGCGCCCATGAACATCATCCAGGGCCACAACGGCCAGATGGGCGGACCGCCTATCAACATGCCCATGGCTGGACCTAACATCATGCAAGG GTACCAAGGCTGGGGCACGTCGGCGGGGCAGACGTCGTACGCGGGCtacggcgcggcgggcggcgcgggcgggccCGGCAACTACCAGGGCTGGggcgcgccgcccgccccgcAGGCGCCGCCGCACGCGCCCGCCTGGCCCGCCACCAACAACTACACGCAGCACGCGCAGCCGCCCGCGCAGGGCTACGGCAGCTACG CTAACTACAGCTCGGCCCCGGCGGGCGCGTCGGCGGGCGGCAGCTGGACTAACTGGAGCATGCCGCAGAACTCCAACTCGACTGGCTCCG GCTCGTACGTGCCCCTGTCGGAGGGCGGCGAGATGtacgggcgcggcggcggcggcgcggcgggtgGCGCGCAGCCCGCACTGGCCGGCGCGCTGTCGTCGGCGGCTCTGTCCAAGAGCTCCTCGGCGGCCGACTACTCGTACCAGCAGTACCCGCCCGCGTACCAGCAGGACCAG GTTCattaa
- the LOC112044663 gene encoding heterogeneous nuclear ribonucleoprotein 27C isoform X4: MRMNPDMDDDEKGKLFVGGLSWETSQENLQRYFSRYGDVIDCVVMKNSESGRSRGFGFVTFAEPSLVNVVLQNGPHQLDGRTIDPKPCNPRTLQKPKRGGGYPKVFLGGLPSNITETDLRVFFGRYGKVMEVVIMYDQEKKKSRGFGFLSFEDEISVERVTQEHFINLNGKQVEIKRAEPRDGSGKLGSGGGGMGGGSMGGAPGDAPAAGQWGPPQAAPMNIIQGHNGQMGGPPINMPMAGPNIMQGYQGWGTSAGQTSYAGYGAAGGAGGPGNYQGWGAPPAPQAPPHAPAWPATNNYTQHAQPPAQGYGSYANYSSAPAGASAGGSWTNWSMPQNSNSTGSGSYVPLSEGGEMYGRGGGGAAGGAQPALAGALSSAALSKSSSAADYSYQQYPPAYQQDQLVDQGPPEWLIQKDN; this comes from the exons AAAACTGTTTGTCGGTGGTTTATCATGGGAGACGTCGCAAGAGAACCTGCAGCGCTACTTCTCTCGCTACGGTGACGTGATCGACTGCGTGGTGATGAAGAACAGCGAGTCGGGGCGCTCGCGCGGCTTCGGGTTCGTAACCTTCGCGGAGCCGTCGCTGGTCAACGTTGTGCTCCAGAATGGACCGCATCAGCTCGATGGCAG AACTATCGACCCCAAGCCGTGCAACCCGCGGACGCTGCAGAAGCCCAAGCGCGGCGGCGGCTACCCCAAGGTGTTCCTCGGCGGTCTGCCGTCCAACATCACGGAGACGGACCTGCGCGTGTTCTTCGGCCGCTACGGGAAGGTCATGGAGGTCGTCATCATGTACGACCAGGAGAAGAAGAAGTCGCGAG GTTTCGGATTCTTGTCATTTGAAGACGAAATTTCCGTTGAGAGAGTGACTCAAGAGCACTTCATCAATCTGAATGGGAAacag GTGGAGATCAAGCGTGCCGAGCCCCGCGACGGCTCCGGCAAGTTGGGCTCCGGCGGTGGCGGCATGGGCGGCGGTAGCATGGGCGGAGCGCCCGGAGATGCGCCCGCGGCCGGCCAGTGGGGCCCGCCGCAGGCTGCGCCCATGAACATCATCCAGGGCCACAACGGCCAGATGGGCGGACCGCCTATCAACATGCCCATGGCTGGACCTAACATCATGCAAGG GTACCAAGGCTGGGGCACGTCGGCGGGGCAGACGTCGTACGCGGGCtacggcgcggcgggcggcgcgggcgggccCGGCAACTACCAGGGCTGGggcgcgccgcccgccccgcAGGCGCCGCCGCACGCGCCCGCCTGGCCCGCCACCAACAACTACACGCAGCACGCGCAGCCGCCCGCGCAGGGCTACGGCAGCTACG CTAACTACAGCTCGGCCCCGGCGGGCGCGTCGGCGGGCGGCAGCTGGACTAACTGGAGCATGCCGCAGAACTCCAACTCGACTGGCTCCG GCTCGTACGTGCCCCTGTCGGAGGGCGGCGAGATGtacgggcgcggcggcggcggcgcggcgggtgGCGCGCAGCCCGCACTGGCCGGCGCGCTGTCGTCGGCGGCTCTGTCCAAGAGCTCCTCGGCGGCCGACTACTCGTACCAGCAGTACCCGCCCGCGTACCAGCAGGACCAG CTGGTCGATCAGGGCCCACCAGAGTGGCTCATCCAGAAAGACAATTAG